In the genome of Notamacropus eugenii isolate mMacEug1 chromosome 5, mMacEug1.pri_v2, whole genome shotgun sequence, one region contains:
- the LOC140508843 gene encoding LOW QUALITY PROTEIN: olfactory receptor 52K1-like (The sequence of the model RefSeq protein was modified relative to this genomic sequence to represent the inferred CDS: substituted 1 base at 1 genomic stop codon), which produces MAASNITSLHPASFLLMGIPGLEHLHIWISIPFCSAYTLAMLGNCTLLFIIWTDPALHEPMYLFLAMLSAIDLVLSSSTLPKMLTIFWFGDHEINFHACLTQMFFLHSFSIMESAVLLAMAFDRFVAICEPLRYATILTQSLIARIGMAAITRAVTLMIPLPFLLRRFPYCQSRVIAHCYCEHMAVVKLACGNTRFNNIYGIAVALVIVGLDLLFVVLSXALILRAVLRLASQEARYKAFGTCVSHVGAILAFYTPVVISSVMHRVARHAAPHVHILAANFYLLFPPMVNPIIYGVKTKQIRERVLGFFQRKKI; this is translated from the coding sequence ATGGCAGCCTCCAATATCACTTCCCTACATCCAGCTTCTTTCCTACTAATGGGAATCCCAGGACTAGAGCATTTACACATCTGGATATCCATCCCTTTTTGTTCAGCCTATACCCTTGCCATGTTAGGTAACTGTACTCTGCTCTTCATCATCTGGACAGATCCTGCCCTCCATGAACCTATGTACCTTTTCTTGGCCATGTTATCAGCCATCGATCTTGTCCTCTCCTCCTCTACACTTCCCAAGATGCTGACAATCTTCTGGTTTGGTGATCATGAGATCAATTTCCATGCCTGCCTGACCCAaatgttcttccttcattctttctccatTATGGAGTCAGCTGTCCTCCTGGCCATGGCTTTTGACCGTTTTGTGGCCATTTGTGAACCACTGAGATATGCCACAATACTGACACAGTCACTCATTGCCAGGATTGGAATGGCAGCTATAACTCGGGCAGTGACACTCAtgatccctctcccctttctactTCGGCGTTTTCCCTACTGCCAGAGCCGAGTGATTGCTCACTGCTACTGTGAGCACATGGCAGTAGTGAAGCTGGCCTGTGGCAATACACGGTTCAACAATATCTATGGAATTGCAGTAGCTCTGGTCATAGTGGGATTGGACTTGCTTTTTGTGGTCCTCTCCTAAGCTCTGATACTTAGGGCAGTGCTGAGGCTGGCCTCTCAGGAGGCTCGTTATAAAGCCTTTGGAACATGTGTCTCACATGTGGGTGCCATTTTAGCTTTCTACACACCtgttgtgatctcatcagttatGCACCGGGTGGCCCGCCATGCTGCCCCTCATGTCCACATCCTTGCAGCCAACTTCTACCTGCTTTTCCCACCCATGGTCAACCCCATCATCTATGGAGTCAAGACAAAACAGATCCGTGAACGAGTCTTAGGTttcttccaaagaaagaaaatctag